Within Bacteroidota bacterium, the genomic segment TCCATAGCGGTGGCTATCATTTTTTTTGGTTCAGGATCAAAAAGCTTTATACCAACAAAGAGGTAAGTATCATTATAAAGCAATTTAACCTCTGTGTTAAATGATGGCTTTCCTCCCGGCACTGGACTTATCATCATAAATTCCGAAATTACAGGGGCCTTGTTCCAGGTGGGCTCATTTAAAATTCCGTCTGCTTCTATTTCTTCAGTTATCCTTAATGGGCGTATCTGCTCCTGTGCATATATATTCTGATTTGTGAAGAACAGCAAAGCAAATAAAAGCACGAATGTTTTTCGGGCAATAGAAGTATAATACAAAATCATAATTAATTGCAAATATAATTTATTCCCTGAATTGCATCAGCAGTGTGTTTTGTTTTTTATTTTTGCAAAACAATTAATATTAAAAAGTGAAAAAAACAATTAATTTATTCTTTCTTCCCTTTGCAGGAGGGAGTTCTTACTCTTACAGTAATTTCTCATCCTTGTTGCTGCCACATATAAATTGTGTTCCTATTGAATTACCAGGAAGAGGCAAGCGGAGCAAGGAAGAATTATTAACTGATGCGCATATTATAGCGGAGGATATTTATAATCAGATTAAAGAAATTATTCATTCAGGTGAGGAATATGGGATTTTTGGCCATAGTATGGGGGCATTGCTTGGTTATCTTTTATTACATAAAATAAAACTAAACAACCTTCCATTTCCCATTCATTTTTTTGCCTCAGGCAGAGGTGGCCCATCCTACCTTAATGAGAGGGAAATTTATTATCTGCTTCCAAAACAGGAATTCAGAGAAAAATTAAAAGAGCTGGGAGGCAGTCCAAAAGAAGTGCTGGAACATGAAGTTTTAATGGATTATTTTGAACCCATACTAAGAGCAGATTTTCAGGTTGTAGAAACTTATTTTCATAAGGAACAGGAGAAGTTGAAAGTACCCTTTAGTGTTTTTTTAGGTGATGAAGACAAAATAAGCCTTGAGGCTGCAAAATGTTGGCAACTGGAAACAAGTTCCCCCATAAAAATCCATCAATTCCAGGGAGATCATTTTTTTTTAATACCCCATGTTAAAAGTATATGTAATATAATCTCTGCTGAATTGGATAATGATAAAGCAAAAGTAAATTGATAAGCATATTCTATACTTATTGTAAAGAGCCGTTTTCTAAAGAGGTATGGAGCCGCCATTTACAAAGCCTTCCTGTTGCCCTTCACGAAAAAATAACTTCTTTTAAAAGATGGCAGGACAGGCAATCTTCTTTAATAGGTAAATTACTGCTAAAAGAAGCATTAAAAAGAAACGGATATTCAGGAAATAGTTTACAGGATTTAAAATACAATCATTATAACCGCCCCTATTTTGACTTACCAATGGATTTTAATATTTCACATTCCGAAGAACTGGTAATTTGCGCATGGAGCAATAAGGGAAAGATAGGTGTTGATGTGGAAGCAATAAAACCTATTGATTTTAATGACTTAAAAAAGGCAATGAATGAAAAAGAATGGGCGTTGATTCAAAATTCAACAGATTCATTAAGGGAATTCTATAAATACTGGTCAATTAAAGAAAGTGTATTGAAAGCAGAGGGTAGCGGCTTGTCAATTTTATTGGAAGATATGGTTATTACCGATACTGAAGTCATTTTGCAAAAAAACAAATGGCATATTCAGGAACTGCTTTTGAATAATAACTATAGCTCCTGGATTGCCTTTAATGACACCATTGATACTTTGCAAATTGAAGAAATAGTATTTTATGGCAGTGAAATAATAAATGCTAAAAAATAGCTGCTTTTTTTAGCATTTATTCACAACCTGGATTTAGAATTATGAACAATCTCTACAGGAAAATACTATTTTTATTACGGGTATTGGTCTCATTTTGTGCGGTCACTAAAACCTATGGGCAGAAAGATAGTAGCATAAATAATTTTATAAATAACTTGAACCGCTAGTAGTGCATTGCCAAAAGTTGTTATAAAATGGGAGAAAGATCGAACGTATATGCCAGCATAAGATGGTTAAAACCAAAGCAAATCCCAAATTATTTTCGCACTGGAGATTGGTGCACCCATAATTTTAATACTTTAGTGTTTTATAAACAAGAAGAGCCATGTGAGGGAGACTTTCAAACACGGTTCCGTGCGAACGTAAGTGTTAAAAATCACGAATACCAATTAGAAAAAATATAAAATTTGTAAATTCCCTTGCGTGACTCGATTACCTGCAAAGCTAATCGGACCTCAAAGATTAACATAAAAACGGAATGAATAAAAGAATATACATTAAAGACTGGTTGCTGTTTAAACCATATGACAGTCAAACAATAACAGATAGTTATTATTTAAAACTGAGCAATGACGTTAAACAAGCTATCACAACCAATAAACAATCATTTGTACTTCAAATATATTTAGGCAAAGAAGAGGTGAATCAATTGGCTTGTTTTTTAACTTCTTATTTCGAAGATATCATCTCTGGAACTAATATTTGGAACAGTTTTATTAGTGTACACAAACGCTTATATAAAAAACAACTACCGTTTTATAATATTGACGAGTACTACGAAGAGGAAATAAATGTTCAAGACGTAAGTCTTTTAACATGGTATTTCTTAAATACAATACAAGAAGAAAAATTCATTGCACCTTATAATGATTTTATTGTTAAAACAGCCGAAAAGGTAATGGATGTTTTTGACAAAGCATGGGAATATGCCCCCGAAAATGAGTACCTTAAATCATTTTATCAAATAGATATTAAAGAAGATGATTTTTATGTTGCTAGAAATTTGATTGACACTATTTTATTTAATTCATATTTATTTTATACAGATACTTTATTCGACTTAAAAGAAAAAGAACTTGAGATAATTGAAGAAAGTAAAAATGACAAAGAGATAATGATGTTTATAAACGAGAACAGAGATGCATTACTTCATAAAAGCCACACTCGTTTGCTTAGTCTAACCGGAAAAGAATGGGTTTCGGAAATATTAGGTAATAATCATCCTCTTAGTGCTGATTTTTTAAACATTTCTAAAAGAATAAGAGGGTATTTTTTTTACAAAGGACAAGACCATAAAGATATTTTTCTTGAGCATATTGCATCAAGTAAAAAATTTAAACTAACAAAAAAATCATTTGACTATTCCGATAATTTAAAAGAAATTGATACCATAATATTTATGGGAATTGTAAAATGGAAAGACGAATGGTGGTTTTCGGGAATACAATTTCAAGCTCCATTTGACCCTGATTTAGTTTTAGATGAAAAAAATTCTCTAGAAAGCAGAATGGCAGTTAATTTCCTAGACCATCAAAAAAAG encodes:
- a CDS encoding thioesterase gives rise to the protein MKKTINLFFLPFAGGSSYSYSNFSSLLLPHINCVPIELPGRGKRSKEELLTDAHIIAEDIYNQIKEIIHSGEEYGIFGHSMGALLGYLLLHKIKLNNLPFPIHFFASGRGGPSYLNEREIYYLLPKQEFREKLKELGGSPKEVLEHEVLMDYFEPILRADFQVVETYFHKEQEKLKVPFSVFLGDEDKISLEAAKCWQLETSSPIKIHQFQGDHFFLIPHVKSICNIISAELDNDKAKVN
- a CDS encoding 4'-phosphopantetheinyl transferase superfamily protein, translated to MISIFYTYCKEPFSKEVWSRHLQSLPVALHEKITSFKRWQDRQSSLIGKLLLKEALKRNGYSGNSLQDLKYNHYNRPYFDLPMDFNISHSEELVICAWSNKGKIGVDVEAIKPIDFNDLKKAMNEKEWALIQNSTDSLREFYKYWSIKESVLKAEGSGLSILLEDMVITDTEVILQKNKWHIQELLLNNNYSSWIAFNDTIDTLQIEEIVFYGSEIINAKK
- a CDS encoding DUF3843 family protein, which encodes MNKRIYIKDWLLFKPYDSQTITDSYYLKLSNDVKQAITTNKQSFVLQIYLGKEEVNQLACFLTSYFEDIISGTNIWNSFISVHKRLYKKQLPFYNIDEYYEEEINVQDVSLLTWYFLNTIQEEKFIAPYNDFIVKTAEKVMDVFDKAWEYAPENEYLKSFYQIDIKEDDFYVARNLIDTILFNSYLFYTDTLFDLKEKELEIIEESKNDKEIMMFINENRDALLHKSHTRLLSLTGKEWVSEILGNNHPLSADFLNISKRIRGYFFYKGQDHKDIFLEHIASSKKFKLTKKSFDYSDNLKEIDTIIFMGIVKWKDEWWFSGIQFQAPFDPDLVLDEKNSLESRMAVNFLDHQKKEVDEMLEKQLKAFKNFNNGSQIAFIPSDKINDFYKAYTEFFNNSLNLSDKEIEEAHKRNRKDGFFGIEDNPENYSEVAETGLAFFNPKSGSEIALAVNSAFPLSNNPYFEEESSEDHIMRLLMDESLSTELVMYCIDNCKKELPFFNKGVGKMYLDDIDFLLRFWKKNNYHSIPSITFTGQDEK